Proteins encoded by one window of Filimonas effusa:
- a CDS encoding SixA phosphatase family protein: protein MKKLILIRHAKSSWSSGVETDFDRPLNDRGVRDAPVMAMRLKERLPQVDAIVSSAAKRTMTTAGYFAEAYGLKSAAIVREPRLYHAPPQTFDELIVQLDDQLQTVIMCAHNPGITEFVNGLTQVRLDNMPTCAVFAVEVATERWQDFKTAAKSFLFFDYPKNVL, encoded by the coding sequence ATGAAAAAGCTGATCCTCATCCGTCATGCTAAAAGCAGCTGGAGTTCAGGTGTTGAAACCGACTTTGACCGTCCGTTGAACGACAGAGGAGTTCGTGATGCGCCGGTGATGGCAATGCGTTTAAAAGAACGCCTGCCGCAGGTAGATGCCATTGTGTCGAGTGCAGCCAAACGCACCATGACAACAGCTGGTTATTTTGCGGAAGCTTATGGTCTAAAATCGGCTGCAATAGTGCGTGAACCTCGTTTGTACCATGCCCCCCCTCAAACTTTCGATGAGCTTATTGTCCAACTTGACGATCAATTGCAAACGGTGATCATGTGTGCACACAATCCTGGTATCACCGAATTTGTGAACGGGTTAACCCAGGTGCGCCTGGATAATATGCCCACCTGTGCTGTTTTTGCGGTAGAAGTAGCAACAGAACGCTGGCAGGATTTTAAAACAGCTGCTAAGTCTTTTCTCTTTTTCGATTATCCCAAGAATGTGCTGTAG